From Bombyx mori chromosome 10, ASM3026992v2, a single genomic window includes:
- the Cpr gene encoding NADPH cytochrome P450 reductase isoform X1 — MNLIFNTLPKVINYRRQFASPLLKLKHMVFGLGNKTYEHYNAVAIYLDKRLEELGATRVYELGMGDDDANIEDDFITWKDKFWPAVCEKYNIESAGEEELTRQFRHVLHPPDEVSPNSVFTGEIAKLHSLQVQRPPYDSKNPFLAQITVNRELHRGGDRSCLHVELDISDSKMRYEAGDHVAVYPINDMDLVERLGQLTNANLDEIFSLINTDQESSKKHPFPCPTSYRTALSHYVEITALPRTHILRELVEYCSNEEDKKKLLLMATNTQEGKSLYQSFVVDACRNIVHILEDLPSCKPPLDHICELLPRLQPRYYSISSSPKLHPETVHITAVVVKYKTPTGRINKGVATTWLAQHKPEPGKPLPRVPVYIRKSQFRLPMQTQTPIIMVGPGTGLAPFRGFLQDRAFVRASGKEVGENILYFGCRHRDEDYIYQEELEEYEKNGDVKLNLAFSRDQANKVYVTHLLENNMDELWDVIGNRNGNFYICGDAKNMAVDVRNIVLKAIKEKGGRTETEAVQFLKKLESVKKYSSDVWS; from the exons atgaatttaatttttaatactttaccTAAAGTTATTAATTATAGAAGGCAATTTGCATCTCCGTTGCTAAAATTGAAACACATG GTATTTGGGCTTGGTAATAAAACATATGAGCATTATAATGCAGTGGCCATTTATTTAGATAAAAGATTAGAAGAACTTGGAGCTACACGAGTATATGAATTGGGAATGGGTGATGATGATGCTAA TATTGAAGATGACTTCATTACGTGGAAAGATAAATTTTGGCCAGCGGTATGTGAGAAATACAACATTGAAAGTGCAGGAGAAGAAGAACTCACGAGACAGTTCCGTCACGTGCTCCATCCACCTGATGAAGTTTCTCCTAACAGTGTGTTCACTGGTGAAATTGCTAAGCTACACTCGCTACAAGTTCAAAGAcc acCATATGATTCTAAAAATCCATTCTTGGCACAGATTACTGTCAACAGAGAACTACATCGTGGTGGTGACAGATCATGTTTGCATGTAGAATTAGACATATCTGATTCTAAAATGCGATATGAAGCTG GTGATCATGTAGCTGTGTATCCTATCAACGATATGGATTTAGTAGAGCGCTTGGGACAACTGACAAATGCCAATCTCGATGAAATATTTTCGCTTATCAACACTGACCAGGAAAGCAGCAAGAAACATCCATTCCCTTGTCCAACATCTTACAGAACTGCTCTCTCGCATTATGTAGAAATTACAGCATTACCGCGTACCCACATCCTCCGAGAGTTGGTTGAATATTGTTCTAATGAAGAA GATAAGAAGAAGCTGCTTCTGATGGCCACAAACACTCAAGAGGGAAAATCCCTGTATCAGTCGTTTGTAGTTGATGCTTGTAGAAATATTGTGCACATATTGGAAGACCTACCGTCATGTAAACCTCCCTTGGATCATATTTGTGAACTTTTGCCCCGGTTACAACCAAGATACTATTCGATTTCTTCTAGTCCTAAG CTTCATCCAGAGACGGTGCACATTACTGCGGTCGTCGTAAAGTACAAGACTCCGACCGGACGAATCAACAAAGGTGTCGCTACGACGTGGCTTGCTCAACATAAACCCGAGCCGGGGAAACCACTGCCTCGTGTCCCGGTTTATATAAGGAAATCTCAGTTCag GCTTCCAATGCAGACCCAAACACCAATAATAATGGTGGGACCGGGGACTGGATTGGCGCCCTTCCGAGGTTTTCTTCAAGACCGCGCATTCGTCCGCGCCAGTGGGAAAGAAGTGGGCGAGAACATCCTTTACTTTGGATGCAGACATCGTGATGAGGATTACATCTACCAAGAG GAACTAGAGGAATACGAAAAGAATGGTGACGTAAAACTGAACTTAGCATTTTCACGCGACCAAGCGAACAAAGTTTACGTTACACATTTACTCGAAAATAATATGGACGAACTATGGGATGTTATCGGAAATAGGAATGGAAATTTCTACATTTGCGg TGACGCGAAAAACATGGCTGTGGACGTAAGGAACATTGTGTTGAAAGCTATAAAAGAGAAAGGCGGCCGCACAGAGACGGAGGCCGTGCAGTTCCTCAAGAAGTTAGAATCCGTCAAGAAATATTCTTCGGACGTTTGGAGTTAA
- the Cpr gene encoding NADPH cytochrome P450 reductase isoform X2, with protein MGDDDANIEDDFITWKDKFWPAVCEKYNIESAGEEELTRQFRHVLHPPDEVSPNSVFTGEIAKLHSLQVQRPPYDSKNPFLAQITVNRELHRGGDRSCLHVELDISDSKMRYEAGDHVAVYPINDMDLVERLGQLTNANLDEIFSLINTDQESSKKHPFPCPTSYRTALSHYVEITALPRTHILRELVEYCSNEEDKKKLLLMATNTQEGKSLYQSFVVDACRNIVHILEDLPSCKPPLDHICELLPRLQPRYYSISSSPKLHPETVHITAVVVKYKTPTGRINKGVATTWLAQHKPEPGKPLPRVPVYIRKSQFRLPMQTQTPIIMVGPGTGLAPFRGFLQDRAFVRASGKEVGENILYFGCRHRDEDYIYQEELEEYEKNGDVKLNLAFSRDQANKVYVTHLLENNMDELWDVIGNRNGNFYICGDAKNMAVDVRNIVLKAIKEKGGRTETEAVQFLKKLESVKKYSSDVWS; from the exons ATGGGTGATGATGATGCTAA TATTGAAGATGACTTCATTACGTGGAAAGATAAATTTTGGCCAGCGGTATGTGAGAAATACAACATTGAAAGTGCAGGAGAAGAAGAACTCACGAGACAGTTCCGTCACGTGCTCCATCCACCTGATGAAGTTTCTCCTAACAGTGTGTTCACTGGTGAAATTGCTAAGCTACACTCGCTACAAGTTCAAAGAcc acCATATGATTCTAAAAATCCATTCTTGGCACAGATTACTGTCAACAGAGAACTACATCGTGGTGGTGACAGATCATGTTTGCATGTAGAATTAGACATATCTGATTCTAAAATGCGATATGAAGCTG GTGATCATGTAGCTGTGTATCCTATCAACGATATGGATTTAGTAGAGCGCTTGGGACAACTGACAAATGCCAATCTCGATGAAATATTTTCGCTTATCAACACTGACCAGGAAAGCAGCAAGAAACATCCATTCCCTTGTCCAACATCTTACAGAACTGCTCTCTCGCATTATGTAGAAATTACAGCATTACCGCGTACCCACATCCTCCGAGAGTTGGTTGAATATTGTTCTAATGAAGAA GATAAGAAGAAGCTGCTTCTGATGGCCACAAACACTCAAGAGGGAAAATCCCTGTATCAGTCGTTTGTAGTTGATGCTTGTAGAAATATTGTGCACATATTGGAAGACCTACCGTCATGTAAACCTCCCTTGGATCATATTTGTGAACTTTTGCCCCGGTTACAACCAAGATACTATTCGATTTCTTCTAGTCCTAAG CTTCATCCAGAGACGGTGCACATTACTGCGGTCGTCGTAAAGTACAAGACTCCGACCGGACGAATCAACAAAGGTGTCGCTACGACGTGGCTTGCTCAACATAAACCCGAGCCGGGGAAACCACTGCCTCGTGTCCCGGTTTATATAAGGAAATCTCAGTTCag GCTTCCAATGCAGACCCAAACACCAATAATAATGGTGGGACCGGGGACTGGATTGGCGCCCTTCCGAGGTTTTCTTCAAGACCGCGCATTCGTCCGCGCCAGTGGGAAAGAAGTGGGCGAGAACATCCTTTACTTTGGATGCAGACATCGTGATGAGGATTACATCTACCAAGAG GAACTAGAGGAATACGAAAAGAATGGTGACGTAAAACTGAACTTAGCATTTTCACGCGACCAAGCGAACAAAGTTTACGTTACACATTTACTCGAAAATAATATGGACGAACTATGGGATGTTATCGGAAATAGGAATGGAAATTTCTACATTTGCGg TGACGCGAAAAACATGGCTGTGGACGTAAGGAACATTGTGTTGAAAGCTATAAAAGAGAAAGGCGGCCGCACAGAGACGGAGGCCGTGCAGTTCCTCAAGAAGTTAGAATCCGTCAAGAAATATTCTTCGGACGTTTGGAGTTAA
- the Cpr gene encoding NADPH cytochrome P450 reductase, translating into MSENAQDLLKDAAAGAAAAAAAGGSLFSTFDIIVLALLLGGTIWWFYNSKKESKRDKILLEKYSIQAAGSIQVTENSFITKLKTSGRSLVVFYGSQTGTAEEFAGRLAKEGMRYKMKGMVADPEECDMEELTKLQEIENSLAVFCMATYGEGDPTDNSMEFYEWLKNQDPDLTGLNYAVFGLGNKTYEHYNAVAIYLDKRLEELGATRVYELGMGDDDANIEDDFITWKDKFWPAVCEKYNIESAGEEELTRQFRHVLHPPDEVSPNSVFTGEIAKLHSLQVQRPPYDSKNPFLAQITVNRELHRGGDRSCLHVELDISDSKMRYEAGDHVAVYPINDMDLVERLGQLTNANLDEIFSLINTDQESSKKHPFPCPTSYRTALSHYVEITALPRTHILRELVEYCSNEEDKKKLLLMATNTQEGKSLYQSFVVDACRNIVHILEDLPSCKPPLDHICELLPRLQPRYYSISSSPKLHPETVHITAVVVKYKTPTGRINKGVATTWLAQHKPEPGKPLPRVPVYIRKSQFRLPMQTQTPIIMVGPGTGLAPFRGFLQDRAFVRASGKEVGENILYFGCRHRDEDYIYQEELEEYEKNGDVKLNLAFSRDQANKVYVTHLLENNMDELWDVIGNRNGNFYICGDAKNMAVDVRNIVLKAIKEKGGRTETEAVQFLKKLESVKKYSSDVWS; encoded by the exons ATGTCAGAAAATGCACAAGACTTACTGAAAGATGCAGCTGCCGGTGCCGCCGCTGCAGCCGCTGCTGGTGGATCACTATTCAGCACATTTGACATAATTGTGTTGGCATTGTTGTTGGGAGGTACTATATGGTGGTTTTACAATTCAAAAAAAGAAAGCAAGCGGGACAAAATACTTCTGGAAAAATACTCAATTCA AGCAGCAGGATCTATACAAGTCACAGAAAACtcttttataacaaaattaaagacTTCGGGAAGGAGTTTAGTAGTGTTCTATGGATCTCAGACGGGTACTGCGGAAGAATTCGCTGGTCGACTTGCCAAAGAAGGCATGCGCTATAAAATGAAGGGTATGGTGGCTGATCCAGAAGAATGTGATATG GAAGAACTCACAAAGCTACAAGAAATTGAAAACTCCCTGGCTGTTTTCTGTATGGCAACATACGGTGAGGGAGACCCCACAGATAATTCAATGGAATTTTATGAATGGTTAAAAAATCAAGATCCAGATCTGACTGGCCTAAATTACGCA GTATTTGGGCTTGGTAATAAAACATATGAGCATTATAATGCAGTGGCCATTTATTTAGATAAAAGATTAGAAGAACTTGGAGCTACACGAGTATATGAATTGGGAATGGGTGATGATGATGCTAA TATTGAAGATGACTTCATTACGTGGAAAGATAAATTTTGGCCAGCGGTATGTGAGAAATACAACATTGAAAGTGCAGGAGAAGAAGAACTCACGAGACAGTTCCGTCACGTGCTCCATCCACCTGATGAAGTTTCTCCTAACAGTGTGTTCACTGGTGAAATTGCTAAGCTACACTCGCTACAAGTTCAAAGAcc acCATATGATTCTAAAAATCCATTCTTGGCACAGATTACTGTCAACAGAGAACTACATCGTGGTGGTGACAGATCATGTTTGCATGTAGAATTAGACATATCTGATTCTAAAATGCGATATGAAGCTG GTGATCATGTAGCTGTGTATCCTATCAACGATATGGATTTAGTAGAGCGCTTGGGACAACTGACAAATGCCAATCTCGATGAAATATTTTCGCTTATCAACACTGACCAGGAAAGCAGCAAGAAACATCCATTCCCTTGTCCAACATCTTACAGAACTGCTCTCTCGCATTATGTAGAAATTACAGCATTACCGCGTACCCACATCCTCCGAGAGTTGGTTGAATATTGTTCTAATGAAGAA GATAAGAAGAAGCTGCTTCTGATGGCCACAAACACTCAAGAGGGAAAATCCCTGTATCAGTCGTTTGTAGTTGATGCTTGTAGAAATATTGTGCACATATTGGAAGACCTACCGTCATGTAAACCTCCCTTGGATCATATTTGTGAACTTTTGCCCCGGTTACAACCAAGATACTATTCGATTTCTTCTAGTCCTAAG CTTCATCCAGAGACGGTGCACATTACTGCGGTCGTCGTAAAGTACAAGACTCCGACCGGACGAATCAACAAAGGTGTCGCTACGACGTGGCTTGCTCAACATAAACCCGAGCCGGGGAAACCACTGCCTCGTGTCCCGGTTTATATAAGGAAATCTCAGTTCag GCTTCCAATGCAGACCCAAACACCAATAATAATGGTGGGACCGGGGACTGGATTGGCGCCCTTCCGAGGTTTTCTTCAAGACCGCGCATTCGTCCGCGCCAGTGGGAAAGAAGTGGGCGAGAACATCCTTTACTTTGGATGCAGACATCGTGATGAGGATTACATCTACCAAGAG GAACTAGAGGAATACGAAAAGAATGGTGACGTAAAACTGAACTTAGCATTTTCACGCGACCAAGCGAACAAAGTTTACGTTACACATTTACTCGAAAATAATATGGACGAACTATGGGATGTTATCGGAAATAGGAATGGAAATTTCTACATTTGCGg TGACGCGAAAAACATGGCTGTGGACGTAAGGAACATTGTGTTGAAAGCTATAAAAGAGAAAGGCGGCCGCACAGAGACGGAGGCCGTGCAGTTCCTCAAGAAGTTAGAATCCGTCAAGAAATATTCTTCGGACGTTTGGAGTTAA